Within Marinomonas mediterranea MMB-1, the genomic segment CTATCCAGTTCGTTGTATAAATCATATTACGGATATCATATTCAAAACTAAGATACGTTGCATAATAAGATAACCAATCAGCATCCTCTAGCCGCTTTAGATGCGGATAGTAACGCCGCCACTTTATTGAAATGGCTTTGGCTCTTTTTAAGAGAGCATCTTTTGTATCATCTCGATTCTCTAGCTGAAAAATGTCACTGAGATCCGAGACCATTTCTGGACGATGCTGCTTCTTCGTTTTGTTAAGGATAGAACGCTTGAGGTGTAGAATACACTTTTGAATGGGCGCTTTGAAATGCGTCTCAAGCGTGCTGTCTAATCCGGTCAGGTTATCGATAACAAACAAATCTGATTGTTTAAGACCTCTGTTTTTTAAATCAACGCAGATCTCATTCCACACGCTGGCTGATTCTGTCGGTGCATTGTAGATACCAATTACCTCACGTGTCATATCTGGCAACACCGCGAGGGCAATGTAATACGCTTCGCTGGAAACTCGTTCACGCCTCGTTTTTACAAAGGTTGCATCAAGATAAATGATAGGATAATACTCAGCTAATGGACGCTCTCTAAACGCTTGCATGGCTTCTGATAAGCTGGAAGTGATGCGGGATATTTGGCTTTTTGACAGATGTTGTCCGTATATTGTTTCGGTAATGGACTCAATATCACGGGTGGTCAATCCTTTTGCATAAAGCTCAAAGCAAAGCTCATTGAGTGAGTCTGCTTGATCTTTCATGACCTTAAGTAAGGTTGGTTTAAAGCCTCCCAAGCGATCTCTGGGAATTTGCAAAGATAGTGAGTCGCCCACACCATAGCCACTCACAGAACGGTAACCGTTGGCTTTATTGCCTTTTAGTGCCGCCTCTAAATAGGCGTTACGCTCTGCCTTCATTAGACTGTTCATTGCTATCTCTAGCAACCGGTTCACACCGTCGGGTTGTGATGTGAGTTGATCAACAACGGCTTGTATCTGAGTTTGGTTTAGCTTTAAATGATTCATAGTCTCTCTTTTGTTAAATGGTTTGTTTTTTGGTCGAAACAATGTCATTTAATGAGAGAGAGGCGACTTTTACAACACCTCGTTAGACACACTTATTGGGACGGTATGCTCCTCCCCCTTACTTAAGGGGGAGGTTGGGAGGGGGTCTAGAAGACGTTCGCAGGTAGCTCTTGAGGCGATTAGCAGTGCGCTTCCCAGAATCTTTCAGTATTTGATTTTTTCGGCTAGGTAAACTGGAGGTGTGTAAAGGATGTGGTCGGTTTTGTATGAGCCAGTCCGTATGACCCCTCCCCTTGGTAAGGGGAGGGTATAAGACCTTTCCAGACGTTCATTAGGTTTGGTTCAGTCCAGAAACAGAAAAAGCCCTGACCATTTCTGATCAGGGCTTTCTGTATTAGAAGCTTGACGACGACCTACTCTCACATGGGATCCCCCACACTACCATCGGCGATGGCGCTTTTCACTTCTGAGTTCGGGATGGGATCAGGTGGTTCAACGCCTCTGTGATCGTCAAGCAAACTGGGATGTGTTCGTTCTGGGTGATCGATTGTTTCTCTGATCTCTTCCCAAAACACACAAGTTCGTTACTTGGCTTATCTTACTGATTCTGCTGGCTTTTTCAATCTAATTCATAGATTTAATCGCTCAACGCAATCAGTTGCTTTAACAATGCTTTTTGAAATAACTCTAATCAAACTTCAAACCCACTCTCTTATCAAGAGCGTCGTAAATTCATATGCACTTCGCAGTCTTTCTCAAAACCACTTTGGTGTTATATGGTCAAGCCTCACGAGCAATTAGTATTGGTTAGCTCAAGGCCTCACAACCCTTACACACCCAACCTATCAACGTCCTAGTCTCGAACGGCTCTTTAGGGAACTTAAAGTTCCAGTGAGATCTCATCTTGAGGGAGGCTTCCCGCTTAGATGCTTTCAGCGGTTATCCCGTCCGAACATAGCTACCCGGCAATGCCACTGGCGTGACAACCGGAACACCAGAGGTTCGTCCACTCCGGTCCTCTCGTACTAGGAGCAGCTCCTCTCAAATCTCAAACGTCCACGGCAGATAGGGACCGAACTGTCTCACGACGTTCTAAACCCAGCTCGCGTACCACTTTAAATGGCGAACAGCCATACCCTTGGGACCGGCTTCAGCCCCAGGATGTGATGAGCCGACATCGAGGTGCCAAACACCGCCGTCGATGTGAACTCTTGGGCGGTATCAGCCTGTTATCCCCGGAGTACCTTTTATCCGTTGAGCGATGGCCCTTCCATACAGAACCACCGGATCACTAAGACCTACTTTCGTACCTGCTCGACGTGTCTGTCTCGCAGTTAAGCGCGCTTTTGCCTTTACACTCTATGCATGATTTCCGACCATGCTGAGCGCACCTTCGTGCTCCTCCGTTACTCTTTGGGAGGAGACCGCCCCAGTCAAACTACCCACCACACAGTGTCCTCGATCCCGATAAGGGACC encodes:
- a CDS encoding IS256 family transposase; this translates as MNHLKLNQTQIQAVVDQLTSQPDGVNRLLEIAMNSLMKAERNAYLEAALKGNKANGYRSVSGYGVGDSLSLQIPRDRLGGFKPTLLKVMKDQADSLNELCFELYAKGLTTRDIESITETIYGQHLSKSQISRITSSLSEAMQAFRERPLAEYYPIIYLDATFVKTRRERVSSEAYYIALAVLPDMTREVIGIYNAPTESASVWNEICVDLKNRGLKQSDLFVIDNLTGLDSTLETHFKAPIQKCILHLKRSILNKTKKQHRPEMVSDLSDIFQLENRDDTKDALLKRAKAISIKWRRYYPHLKRLEDADWLSYYATYLSFEYDIRNMIYTTNWIERLNKAFKRTLKIRNSMPSVESVLTLLSKVAIDMNSSTYRHPVSRFQKSHLFK